In Gracilimonas sp., a single window of DNA contains:
- the dnaJ gene encoding molecular chaperone DnaJ, producing MSTKRDYYEILGVDKNASEAEIKKAYRKKAMKFHPDRNKGDAEAEKKFKEASEAYEVLKDPDKKARYDQYGHAGVNGQGGFGGGGAGVDFDNMGFEDIFSRFGDIFGSGFFGEEAFGGGGRRGRSRGRREPGQPGSDMKIRMALTLEEIAFGAEKKLKIKKQIKCDECGGTGAETNSDFETCSTCNGMGEVRQVTRTMLGQMVNVQACPTCNGEGRIIKNRCKKCSGEGRIKGEETIKVNIPSGVSNGNYITLRGQGNAGRRGGSAGDLIVLIEEKEHEHFDRDGNNIYYNLTLSIPDAVLGTEVQVPTLKGKAKLKIEPGTQPGKMLRMRGRGIKGLNNSGEGDQYVRLNVYMPENLTEAEKEAMESFKDSENFDAANADGSEKNFFSKMKDMFG from the coding sequence ATGTCCACTAAAAGAGATTATTACGAAATACTTGGAGTCGATAAGAACGCCTCGGAGGCCGAAATTAAAAAGGCCTATCGAAAAAAGGCGATGAAGTTTCATCCCGACCGCAACAAGGGAGATGCTGAAGCAGAAAAAAAGTTTAAGGAAGCTTCTGAAGCATATGAAGTTCTTAAAGATCCTGATAAAAAGGCACGCTATGATCAATATGGCCATGCCGGTGTAAATGGCCAGGGCGGATTTGGCGGTGGCGGAGCCGGAGTCGATTTCGACAATATGGGCTTTGAAGACATTTTTAGTCGCTTTGGGGATATTTTCGGTAGCGGATTCTTTGGAGAAGAAGCTTTTGGCGGTGGTGGAAGACGCGGCCGTTCCCGGGGAAGGCGAGAGCCCGGGCAACCCGGTTCGGATATGAAAATTCGTATGGCTCTAACGCTTGAAGAAATTGCTTTTGGGGCTGAGAAAAAGCTTAAAATTAAAAAGCAGATTAAGTGTGATGAATGTGGCGGTACCGGCGCAGAAACTAATTCAGATTTTGAAACCTGCTCTACCTGTAATGGGATGGGGGAAGTTCGCCAGGTGACACGAACGATGTTGGGACAAATGGTAAATGTACAGGCATGCCCAACATGTAATGGAGAAGGCCGCATCATCAAAAACCGGTGTAAGAAATGCAGTGGTGAAGGTCGTATAAAAGGGGAGGAAACGATAAAAGTGAATATTCCTTCCGGTGTCTCCAATGGCAATTATATTACACTAAGGGGGCAAGGTAATGCAGGGCGTCGTGGTGGCTCAGCCGGTGACCTGATTGTGCTTATTGAGGAAAAAGAGCACGAGCATTTTGATCGGGATGGAAATAATATTTACTACAATTTAACTCTTAGCATTCCCGATGCGGTACTTGGAACAGAAGTTCAGGTTCCAACTCTGAAAGGAAAAGCAAAACTAAAAATTGAACCCGGTACACAACCCGGTAAAATGCTCCGAATGCGAGGGCGTGGCATAAAAGGGCTAAACAATTCCGGTGAGGGCGATCAATATGTTCGTCTGAATGTTTATATGCCGGAGAATTTAACCGAAGCTGAAAAAGAAGCGATGGAATCGTTCAAAGACTCAGAAAATTTTGATGCGGCTAATGCAGATGGCAGTGAGAAAAATTTCTTCTCAAAAATGAAAGATATGTTTGGGTAA
- the purE gene encoding 5-(carboxyamino)imidazole ribonucleotide mutase encodes MSNSKPIVGVVMGSDSDWPTMKQATEILEHFGVPYEKRVVSAHRTPDLMADYGKEARDRGIKIIIAGAGGAAHLPGMLASHTTLPVIGVPVKTSALGGVDSLYSIVQMPNGIPVATVAIGKAQNAGLLAVRMLAMDDEKLDEKLGTYHKEMADESIKKTKNLN; translated from the coding sequence ATGAGTAATTCAAAGCCAATTGTAGGAGTGGTAATGGGCAGCGACAGCGACTGGCCTACCATGAAACAAGCCACAGAAATATTAGAACATTTTGGGGTGCCCTATGAAAAACGTGTGGTTTCAGCGCATCGAACGCCTGATTTAATGGCTGATTATGGCAAAGAAGCCCGAGACCGGGGAATTAAAATTATCATAGCCGGAGCAGGCGGAGCTGCTCATCTTCCGGGAATGCTTGCCAGCCATACCACTTTGCCTGTTATCGGTGTCCCGGTAAAAACTTCAGCCCTTGGAGGAGTAGACAGCCTTTACTCTATCGTGCAAATGCCAAACGGAATTCCCGTTGCCACCGTAGCCATTGGAAAAGCACAGAATGCCGGATTATTAGCGGTGAGAATGCTAGCCATGGATGATGAGAAACTGGATGAAAAGCTGGGTACTTATCATAAAGAGATGGCAGATGAATCCATAAAGAAAACTAAGAACCTTAACTGA
- a CDS encoding RNA-binding protein, with translation MNIYVGNLSYDVTDDQLREVFEAYGEVSSAKVISDKYSGRSKGFGFVEMDNDAEAQAAIDQLDGAEIDGRAVKVNEAKPREDRPRK, from the coding sequence ATGAACATTTATGTAGGAAACCTAAGTTATGATGTTACAGACGACCAACTTAGAGAAGTATTTGAGGCTTACGGAGAAGTAAGCTCAGCAAAAGTTATCAGTGACAAATATTCCGGCCGATCAAAAGGTTTTGGATTTGTTGAAATGGATAACGATGCAGAAGCACAAGCTGCTATTGATCAACTTGACGGTGCAGAAATTGACGGCCGTGCTGTTAAGGTAAACGAAGCCAAGCCTCGTGAAGATCGTCCAAGAAAATAA
- a CDS encoding heavy metal-binding domain-containing protein, translating into MIMTTTNHLDRKEVQKYLGVVTGEAILGANIFRDFFAGIRDIVGGRSGAYEKELQSARKIAFEEMEMKANSVGANAVIGIDLDYETIGANGSMLMVTVSGTAVFAE; encoded by the coding sequence ATGATAATGACGACCACCAATCATTTAGATAGAAAAGAAGTGCAAAAATATCTCGGCGTAGTAACCGGAGAAGCTATTCTCGGAGCCAATATCTTCAGGGATTTTTTTGCAGGGATCAGAGATATAGTTGGCGGCAGGTCAGGAGCCTATGAAAAAGAATTGCAATCGGCACGAAAGATTGCATTTGAAGAAATGGAAATGAAAGCCAATAGTGTTGGGGCTAATGCCGTAATCGGTATAGACCTGGATTATGAGACCATTGGTGCCAACGGAAGTATGTTGATGGTGACGGTCAGCGGTACAGCTGTATTTGCCGAATAG
- a CDS encoding PIG-L family deacetylase — translation MMKKTILLSLFLLSSSLVIAQDSLLNYQPKVLLVTAHPDDDALFSATIFKTTKLLGGVVDLALMTNGEGGYTYSTLGNYVYGLELDKEEVGRQYLPGIRKKELMAGGDIVGIRNYFFFDQPDFYYTEDVEETLGKWNNDWVHERLVEIMEKGEYDFLFLMLPFDEFHGHHKASAVLALRAMKELPKENRPIALQAFVRRGADDPGVSFTQLEGYPDTKVMDGKVFEFDRNQTFGANDRLNYNIIANWVIAEHKSQGTMQLLMQNDTGIIEQYWYNALNGEEGLGKTAEFFEVVNVVEP, via the coding sequence ATGATGAAAAAAACTATACTTCTTTCCCTATTCTTGCTCTCATCTTCACTGGTAATTGCCCAGGATTCTCTTCTCAATTATCAACCCAAAGTACTTTTGGTTACAGCGCATCCCGATGATGACGCCCTGTTTTCAGCTACTATTTTTAAAACCACCAAACTACTAGGCGGCGTGGTGGATCTGGCGCTTATGACCAACGGCGAGGGCGGCTACACTTATTCAACACTTGGGAATTATGTGTATGGACTGGAACTGGATAAGGAAGAAGTGGGTCGGCAGTATCTTCCGGGAATTCGAAAAAAAGAATTGATGGCCGGCGGAGACATAGTGGGGATTCGGAATTATTTCTTTTTTGATCAGCCGGATTTTTATTATACGGAAGATGTGGAAGAAACTCTCGGAAAGTGGAATAACGACTGGGTGCATGAGCGGCTGGTGGAAATCATGGAAAAAGGGGAATATGATTTTCTATTCCTGATGCTGCCTTTTGATGAATTTCACGGTCACCACAAAGCCTCTGCCGTATTGGCGTTGAGGGCAATGAAGGAGCTCCCCAAAGAAAATCGTCCAATAGCCTTACAGGCATTTGTACGTAGAGGTGCCGATGATCCTGGTGTTTCATTCACTCAACTGGAAGGCTATCCCGATACTAAAGTGATGGATGGGAAAGTGTTTGAATTTGACCGCAATCAAACCTTTGGAGCCAATGACCGTCTGAATTATAACATCATTGCGAATTGGGTAATTGCGGAGCATAAGTCGCAGGGTACCATGCAGCTGTTGATGCAAAATGATACGGGCATCATTGAGCAATACTGGTACAATGCATTGAATGGGGAAGAAGGACTGGGGAAAACCGCTGAGTTTTTTGAGGTCGTAAATGTCGTTGAGCCGTGA
- a CDS encoding outer membrane beta-barrel protein — translation MAIRYKIFFEISRILIFATGMIISTSTWVQAQDDSPAFREIDVMISLQENTNRNYFHDYWSPSPAFHVEFSTPFYLGSFFISGGYTSFTGTNDQMDLPDFDNLQASVGWGMHFNIINRIEIGSSFGALFSMMNFENVSNEQQERAEKRFGSTSPESEIGFRYGADVSYDFTQNWGVRLQWTRNVVYTETKMKLNYVGLGIYRTFNTPEWLRMVLR, via the coding sequence ATGGCAATCAGGTATAAAATCTTTTTTGAAATCAGCAGAATCTTGATTTTTGCCACGGGGATGATAATTTCTACAAGCACATGGGTACAGGCACAAGACGATAGCCCGGCATTTAGGGAAATAGATGTCATGATTTCGTTACAAGAGAACACAAACCGGAATTACTTTCATGATTACTGGTCGCCGTCTCCCGCATTCCACGTAGAATTTAGCACTCCTTTTTATTTAGGTAGTTTTTTTATTAGCGGTGGATATACGTCATTTACCGGTACAAATGATCAAATGGACTTACCGGATTTTGATAATCTTCAAGCGTCAGTTGGGTGGGGCATGCACTTCAATATTATAAATAGAATCGAAATTGGAAGCTCATTCGGGGCCCTTTTTTCGATGATGAATTTTGAGAACGTAAGTAATGAGCAACAGGAAAGAGCCGAGAAAAGGTTTGGAAGTACCAGCCCGGAAAGTGAAATTGGGTTCAGGTATGGAGCTGATGTAAGTTATGACTTTACCCAAAATTGGGGCGTTCGATTGCAATGGACCCGGAATGTTGTGTACACAGAAACTAAAATGAAGTTAAATTATGTGGGTTTAGGCATTTATCGGACTTTTAATACGCCGGAATGGTTAAGGATGGTGTTGCGATGA
- a CDS encoding TonB-dependent receptor has protein sequence MSNMTQRVLTLCMVLTLCLCTSNAYASNIEDETVISGIVTDTQGEPLAGVNIRVEGRVVGTSTQPDGTFNLTVQQDPPLTLIVSIVGFRSQRIDITNSVVDDLEIVLEEETISGGDLVISASRVEESILKSPVSIEKMDVLDIQTAASPSFYDAISNLQGVDFSSQSLTFKSINTRGFGANGNTRFVQLIDGIDNQAPGLNFSVGNIVGISELDLESAELIPGAASALYGPNALNGILLMNSKSPFEYQGLSLNIKQGINHIDSQVEDASLYQSYDFRYGNAVNNKFAYKVTASYLRAQDFVAQDYRDQSGIVERGDYPRDGRRVFDGVNIYGDGVLNLGAIADGVIAGGGAQGAQIAAIRSLIPDGPEGDFSAPGFREEEFVDNTTESLKLGTALHYRINDNYEVLGQYNIGFGSTVYTANDRFVLDDFNIWTAKLELRNPNFFFRAYTTQEDAGDTYAANTVATRVNQLAYITPYFQTFAGARTQGATVEQAHQQADAAATANQQNYLPGTQGFEDEVDRLRGLSIAEGGALFLDKSDLYHTEGMYNLSNVIDPSQVEVIVGANYRMYDLNSEGTLFAYDDVANQEEFNINEWGAYVQASKSFLDDNVNLQGSLRYDKNEYFDGQFSPRISATFTVADDHNFRASYQTGFRIPTTQDQFINLDVVSRLLIGSNQKLVDRYRFETNRVYTAQSVREAREIANGGGTAQDARAALEIVDFEEFDTEKVETYEVGYKALIWDQLMVDAYYYYSSYNDFIAEIQFIQGVPNGLTEDPGSFDSQSEAGQDAIINGGVVTQEYGFDVNADGTVDSHGWGLNLEYSLPKGYTLGGNVSFNKLLDQDALIEQGFRASYNTPEWRYNVSLANRNVFNNIGFNATYRWQDAMLWESSFGSAIVPAFGTLDAQVSYKLSDYNTILKLGGSNVLNERYTTSFGNPKMGAIYYFSLTFDQFLN, from the coding sequence ATGAGTAACATGACTCAACGAGTACTTACTTTGTGTATGGTGCTAACCTTATGTTTGTGTACTTCAAACGCGTATGCATCCAATATAGAAGATGAAACTGTAATTTCAGGAATCGTTACTGATACTCAGGGTGAGCCGTTAGCAGGGGTTAACATCCGTGTTGAAGGCAGGGTAGTAGGAACTTCAACCCAACCCGACGGAACGTTCAACCTCACGGTTCAGCAAGATCCTCCGTTAACATTGATCGTTTCTATTGTAGGGTTTCGGTCGCAAAGGATTGACATCACTAATTCAGTGGTAGATGATCTTGAAATTGTATTGGAGGAAGAAACCATCTCAGGTGGCGATTTGGTGATTTCAGCTTCCCGGGTTGAAGAGAGCATTCTTAAGTCACCGGTTTCCATCGAGAAAATGGATGTACTGGATATTCAAACAGCAGCCTCTCCATCTTTTTATGATGCGATCTCAAACTTACAAGGTGTTGACTTCAGTTCTCAGAGTTTGACCTTTAAATCAATTAACACCCGCGGTTTTGGAGCTAACGGTAATACCCGGTTTGTACAGCTGATTGATGGCATTGACAATCAAGCTCCCGGGCTTAATTTTTCCGTAGGTAACATTGTGGGTATTTCGGAACTGGACCTGGAAAGCGCTGAACTGATTCCCGGTGCTGCCTCCGCTCTTTACGGACCAAATGCTTTGAACGGAATTTTGTTAATGAACAGTAAAAGTCCTTTTGAATACCAGGGGCTTTCACTGAATATTAAACAAGGCATCAACCATATTGACAGTCAGGTAGAAGATGCTTCACTTTACCAAAGTTATGATTTCAGATATGGTAACGCGGTGAACAACAAATTTGCCTACAAAGTGACGGCATCTTACCTAAGGGCACAGGATTTTGTAGCCCAGGACTATCGTGATCAAAGCGGTATTGTGGAACGTGGCGATTATCCAAGAGACGGCCGCAGGGTATTTGATGGAGTTAATATATATGGGGATGGTGTGCTGAACCTAGGTGCCATCGCAGATGGCGTAATTGCCGGAGGTGGAGCACAGGGAGCACAAATAGCAGCCATTCGCTCATTGATACCTGATGGACCGGAAGGTGATTTTTCAGCACCCGGTTTTAGGGAAGAAGAATTTGTTGACAATACGACCGAAAGTTTGAAACTGGGTACGGCTTTACATTACCGCATTAATGATAACTATGAGGTTTTAGGGCAGTATAACATTGGATTCGGTAGTACGGTATATACTGCCAACGACCGTTTTGTATTGGATGACTTCAACATCTGGACGGCAAAGCTTGAATTAAGAAATCCGAATTTCTTTTTTAGGGCCTATACTACACAGGAAGATGCAGGTGATACCTACGCGGCGAATACGGTTGCCACCCGGGTAAATCAACTGGCTTACATCACGCCATATTTTCAGACGTTTGCAGGAGCTCGTACTCAGGGTGCTACGGTAGAACAAGCTCATCAACAAGCAGATGCAGCGGCTACGGCTAATCAACAAAATTACCTGCCGGGGACTCAAGGTTTTGAAGATGAAGTAGATCGCCTAAGAGGGCTCTCAATTGCTGAAGGCGGTGCTTTATTTCTTGATAAATCAGACCTTTACCATACCGAAGGGATGTACAATCTCTCTAATGTGATAGACCCTTCTCAGGTTGAAGTTATTGTAGGTGCTAATTACCGAATGTATGATTTGAATTCTGAAGGGACTCTGTTTGCTTATGATGATGTGGCAAATCAGGAAGAATTTAACATTAACGAATGGGGCGCCTATGTACAGGCTTCCAAGAGCTTCCTTGATGACAATGTGAACCTTCAAGGTTCTCTTCGTTATGATAAGAATGAGTATTTTGACGGACAGTTTTCTCCACGTATCTCAGCAACTTTCACTGTCGCTGACGATCATAATTTCAGAGCTTCTTACCAAACAGGTTTCCGAATTCCGACAACGCAAGATCAGTTCATTAATCTTGATGTTGTAAGTCGCTTGCTGATCGGTAGTAATCAAAAACTGGTTGACCGCTACCGGTTTGAGACAAATCGTGTGTACACTGCACAAAGTGTTAGAGAGGCCCGGGAGATCGCCAACGGTGGCGGGACCGCTCAAGATGCACGTGCTGCACTGGAAATTGTAGATTTCGAAGAGTTTGATACCGAAAAAGTTGAAACCTATGAAGTGGGTTACAAAGCTTTGATATGGGATCAGCTAATGGTAGATGCGTACTACTATTACAGCTCTTACAACGATTTTATCGCGGAAATTCAGTTTATTCAGGGTGTGCCAAACGGGTTGACAGAAGATCCCGGAAGCTTTGACTCACAAAGTGAAGCAGGCCAGGATGCTATCATCAACGGTGGTGTTGTGACCCAGGAATACGGTTTTGATGTGAACGCTGACGGGACTGTAGATTCACACGGATGGGGACTTAATCTCGAGTATTCTCTTCCCAAAGGCTATACCCTTGGCGGGAATGTATCTTTCAATAAGCTGTTAGATCAGGATGCATTAATTGAGCAAGGGTTCCGAGCCAGTTACAACACTCCGGAATGGAGATATAATGTTAGCCTGGCAAATCGAAATGTATTCAATAACATTGGGTTCAATGCCACCTACCGCTGGCAGGATGCCATGCTTTGGGAGTCCTCTTTTGGATCAGCCATAGTGCCGGCTTTTGGCACACTTGATGCACAGGTCAGTTATAAACTATCTGACTATAATACCATCCTGAAATTAGGTGGCAGCAATGTATTAAATGAGCGATACACCACATCTTTTGGTAACCCGAAAATGGGTGCTATTTACTACTTTTCGCTCACATTCGATCAATTCCTGAACTAA
- a CDS encoding SIMPL domain-containing protein, producing MQTFKKSKQNMVSTGKRIQKITLAASLMFFGISCQSLAQQQVSERTITINMSASQLLPADLIIFNVTINAEAESPQEAFEIHKKRETLLAELLKEFDIEEEDIDYQPIRMNKRQQNNRYNANAENSYTTITNQSVSITFSDFSIYEDIQVTLIENDFDSFNGKFSSTKITEGKEKALIKAIESAKEKAELIAKTSGVTLGPVSSINFSDHEIGVPFRSDGMEMMAMSRDASMMDFSQMVSVTANVNISYFIE from the coding sequence ATGCAGACATTCAAAAAATCAAAACAGAATATGGTATCAACCGGTAAACGAATTCAAAAAATCACCCTTGCGGCTTCCCTGATGTTTTTCGGGATAAGTTGTCAGTCTCTTGCTCAGCAACAGGTTTCAGAGCGTACAATCACGATTAATATGAGTGCTTCACAACTGCTTCCGGCCGACCTGATCATCTTTAATGTTACAATAAATGCCGAGGCGGAAAGTCCTCAGGAGGCATTTGAAATCCATAAAAAGCGAGAAACCTTATTGGCCGAGTTGCTCAAAGAATTTGATATTGAAGAGGAAGATATTGATTACCAGCCCATCCGCATGAATAAGCGGCAGCAAAACAATCGCTATAATGCAAATGCCGAAAACTCTTACACCACAATCACAAATCAATCTGTCAGCATTACTTTTAGCGACTTTTCTATTTATGAAGACATACAGGTGACCTTGATCGAAAATGACTTTGACTCCTTTAACGGGAAGTTTTCATCTACCAAAATTACCGAAGGAAAGGAAAAAGCCCTTATAAAAGCCATAGAATCTGCAAAGGAAAAGGCTGAGCTTATTGCTAAAACTTCAGGGGTAACATTAGGGCCGGTTTCAAGTATCAATTTTTCCGATCATGAAATAGGCGTGCCGTTCCGGTCTGATGGCATGGAAATGATGGCAATGTCTCGTGATGCCTCCATGATGGATTTTTCTCAAATGGTTTCGGTTACCGCTAATGTGAACATCAGCTACTTTATCGAGTGA
- a CDS encoding 5-(carboxyamino)imidazole ribonucleotide synthase has product MPSTSLPSNLKIGFLGAGQLARMSALQAFRFGIQVAVFSDRPENEPVQFMTPFSTSGSFESVDDMVAFAKDCDVITLENEFISSDILKQVQEKSGTPIYPSPESFALIENKLIEKQTFEAAGIPVTPYKLIDGESDLKTFGDEYGWPYLLKSSKGGYDGYGNETVRDLKSAKKAFEKLGGNDGRDIVAEAFVDFTKELAVQVARNESGTVVYPCCETVQKNHICVAVLSPAPVQEKYQKQAQELAVKATEAINGKGIFAFEFFLTKDGKLLLNESAPRPHNSGHYTIEGTVASQFENHVRAVLGLPLGSTELNKPAVAMINLLGTHKRPAKPDNIQEGLASENGHLHVYGKIESKPGRKMAHYTLLGENLEETYKNALHVTRNIEI; this is encoded by the coding sequence ATGCCCAGCACTTCACTTCCCTCAAATCTTAAGATCGGCTTTCTAGGAGCCGGACAACTTGCCCGTATGAGCGCCCTTCAAGCGTTTCGATTTGGAATACAAGTAGCCGTTTTCTCAGACCGCCCAGAAAATGAACCCGTTCAGTTTATGACACCTTTTTCAACTTCCGGCTCTTTTGAGTCTGTGGATGACATGGTGGCATTTGCCAAAGATTGTGACGTTATCACTCTGGAAAATGAATTTATCAGTTCGGATATTCTGAAGCAGGTTCAAGAGAAAAGCGGTACTCCAATTTATCCTTCACCGGAGAGCTTTGCGCTGATTGAAAATAAGCTCATTGAAAAACAAACTTTTGAAGCCGCCGGAATTCCGGTTACACCTTATAAACTTATTGACGGGGAGTCTGACTTAAAGACTTTTGGGGATGAATATGGGTGGCCTTATTTGTTAAAATCTTCTAAAGGCGGATATGACGGTTACGGAAATGAAACCGTTCGTGATTTAAAATCAGCAAAAAAAGCCTTTGAAAAGCTGGGGGGTAATGATGGAAGAGACATAGTTGCTGAAGCTTTTGTGGATTTCACAAAAGAATTGGCTGTTCAGGTTGCCCGTAATGAAAGCGGAACCGTGGTTTATCCTTGCTGTGAAACGGTACAGAAAAATCATATTTGTGTTGCGGTTCTATCTCCCGCACCGGTTCAGGAAAAATATCAGAAACAAGCCCAAGAACTTGCGGTCAAAGCTACCGAAGCCATTAATGGCAAAGGAATTTTTGCCTTTGAGTTTTTCTTGACTAAAGATGGTAAACTTCTCTTAAATGAATCGGCTCCTCGCCCGCATAATTCAGGGCATTACACTATAGAAGGCACTGTCGCATCCCAGTTCGAAAATCATGTTCGGGCTGTTTTAGGACTTCCATTGGGTTCAACTGAGTTAAACAAGCCTGCAGTAGCCATGATTAACTTATTAGGCACTCACAAGCGCCCTGCTAAGCCGGACAATATTCAGGAAGGCCTTGCATCAGAAAATGGCCATCTACACGTATACGGCAAAATTGAGAGTAAACCGGGACGAAAAATGGCCCATTATACTTTACTCGGGGAAAACCTGGAAGAAACTTATAAAAATGCCTTGCATGTAACCCGGAATATTGAAATTTAA
- the grpE gene encoding nucleotide exchange factor GrpE, with product MSKENISEKEISTNEEVAEEVEGKEQDVDTEAKEGEEQSDKDEKDLKIEELEDELASAKDGMLRKAAELENVRKRVQRERVQLFEEAKAGALEDFMPIADDLIRTLKAAEESEIEDSFLEGVQMVADKFKSVLEKHGVVRIDETGVPFDVNLHDAMMKQPAPDEETGSDVVLQVLESGYKIGNRTIRHAKVIVSE from the coding sequence ATGAGTAAAGAAAATATTTCAGAAAAGGAAATCTCAACAAATGAAGAGGTTGCCGAGGAGGTTGAGGGCAAAGAACAGGATGTTGACACCGAAGCCAAAGAGGGTGAAGAGCAATCAGATAAAGATGAGAAAGATTTGAAGATTGAAGAGCTTGAAGATGAATTAGCTTCTGCAAAAGATGGAATGTTGCGAAAAGCAGCTGAATTGGAAAATGTGCGAAAGAGAGTGCAACGGGAAAGAGTGCAACTTTTTGAAGAAGCCAAAGCGGGGGCGCTTGAAGATTTTATGCCCATTGCAGACGATCTGATTCGCACCTTAAAAGCAGCTGAAGAATCAGAAATTGAAGACAGCTTTCTTGAAGGTGTACAAATGGTGGCAGACAAATTCAAAAGTGTACTTGAGAAACATGGTGTAGTACGCATTGACGAAACCGGAGTCCCATTTGATGTCAACCTCCATGATGCCATGATGAAGCAACCCGCTCCGGATGAAGAAACCGGAAGTGATGTAGTCCTGCAGGTGTTGGAAAGCGGCTACAAAATTGGAAACAGAACTATTCGTCACGCTAAAGTAATTGTAAGCGAGTAA
- a CDS encoding SGNH/GDSL hydrolase family protein yields MKLLNHSTLLLIQITVLFFFSANCSSEIKPPDLSENEPVTYLALGDSYTIGTGIDTTESWPIQLSEALQDKGLSVKETKIIATNGWTTTDLKSGIAETAPDSSFDLVSLLIGVNNQYQGLDIELYRTEFRELLDQSIAFARGDTSQVFVVSIPNYGVTPFGQYRNPEVVGEEIAFYNKIAKNISNEYGISFVNITPISEEAEDDDSLLASDQLHPSAKMYAMWIEEMLPTVIKIIQE; encoded by the coding sequence ATGAAACTATTGAACCATTCCACTCTTCTCCTCATTCAAATAACCGTTCTATTTTTCTTTTCTGCAAACTGCAGCTCAGAAATTAAGCCTCCTGATTTATCCGAAAATGAGCCTGTAACTTACCTGGCACTCGGTGATTCATATACCATTGGAACCGGAATTGATACTACTGAAAGCTGGCCCATACAACTTTCTGAAGCACTGCAAGACAAAGGTTTATCCGTAAAAGAAACTAAAATAATTGCTACCAATGGGTGGACAACCACCGACCTGAAAAGTGGGATCGCTGAAACTGCTCCTGACAGTTCATTTGATCTGGTCTCCCTTTTGATTGGGGTGAACAACCAATATCAAGGATTGGATATTGAACTTTACCGAACCGAATTCCGGGAACTTCTTGATCAATCCATTGCTTTTGCCCGGGGTGATACTTCTCAAGTATTTGTGGTTTCTATTCCTAATTACGGGGTCACCCCTTTTGGGCAGTACCGGAATCCGGAGGTTGTTGGGGAAGAAATTGCCTTTTATAATAAAATTGCCAAAAACATCAGTAATGAATACGGAATATCTTTTGTGAATATTACTCCTATATCGGAAGAAGCGGAAGATGATGATTCTCTGCTTGCTTCTGATCAACTCCACCCTTCTGCAAAAATGTATGCCATGTGGATTGAGGAGATGTTGCCGACCGTAATTAAAATTATTCAGGAATAA